One genomic region from Chthonomonas calidirosea T49 encodes:
- a CDS encoding ABC transporter ATP-binding protein: MQNFIRFLKEVRVYWRLILLIVVLTLCTSALSLPPPYLIKLLTDSLTQKALREHLPVHLAAIFFGFVGVATGSAFVGYWLTYCITLLGQRFKLDMRRKLYAHMQTLSLGFFERSQTGKLMSNITNDVASLDQLLSGGFVNVLQDSVTLVAVLFIIFSLNWKLALVALSVYPIYIANYLVFIGRIKQTSYEVREQREIIYGDLQEKLAGVQVVKSYARERYEVRQFAGETRSLLHLNLRASVLSTALWTLAEFIGAIGTALLIWYGGKLVIEGKLTPGSLIAFYGYIGGYLYQPTLRMIQLNDQIARTNAALWRIFRTLDTKPNVTDAPNAIPLPPIRGDVRYENVWFEYEPGQPVIKGVNLDVKAGEVVALVGPSGSGKTTMVNLLQRHYDVTDGRITIDGYDLRDVQLKSLRRQIGVVIQETMLFNTTIRENIRYGKLEATDEEVEAAARAANIAHVIEAMPRGYDTRLGEDGVKLSGGEKQRIAIARALLADPRILILDEATSALDSETEALIQEALERLMKGRTCFVIAHRLSTIVKADKIVVMEKGIIREMGNHNELLALGGIYASLFHQQFKVALESGA, translated from the coding sequence ATGCAAAATTTCATACGCTTTTTGAAAGAGGTGCGGGTCTATTGGCGATTAATTTTGTTGATCGTCGTCTTGACGTTGTGCACCTCCGCGTTGAGTTTACCTCCGCCCTATCTCATTAAGCTGCTGACGGATAGTCTTACGCAGAAGGCGCTTCGCGAGCATCTCCCTGTTCATTTAGCTGCCATCTTCTTTGGGTTTGTGGGAGTCGCTACCGGAAGTGCCTTCGTTGGTTACTGGCTCACCTACTGCATCACGCTGTTGGGGCAACGGTTCAAGCTGGACATGCGGCGAAAGCTCTATGCGCATATGCAGACCCTCTCGCTGGGCTTTTTTGAGCGGAGCCAGACTGGCAAGCTGATGTCCAACATCACCAACGACGTGGCCTCCCTAGACCAGCTATTGAGCGGTGGGTTCGTTAACGTTTTGCAAGATAGTGTAACGCTTGTCGCGGTTTTATTCATTATCTTCTCGCTGAATTGGAAACTTGCTCTTGTGGCGCTGTCGGTGTACCCCATCTACATTGCCAACTATCTGGTCTTTATTGGGCGCATTAAGCAAACAAGCTATGAGGTGCGGGAGCAGCGCGAGATCATCTATGGCGACCTACAAGAGAAACTGGCGGGGGTACAGGTTGTGAAGTCCTACGCCCGCGAACGGTATGAGGTGCGACAGTTTGCCGGTGAAACGCGCAGTCTTCTGCATCTCAACTTGCGCGCCTCCGTCCTTAGTACGGCCTTGTGGACGCTGGCCGAGTTCATTGGTGCCATCGGGACGGCTTTGCTGATCTGGTATGGCGGCAAACTTGTGATTGAAGGGAAGCTAACTCCTGGGAGCCTCATCGCGTTTTATGGCTACATAGGGGGGTACTTATACCAGCCGACGTTGCGCATGATCCAGCTCAACGATCAGATTGCACGCACCAATGCGGCTCTATGGCGTATCTTCCGCACGCTCGATACAAAGCCCAACGTCACCGATGCGCCGAACGCCATTCCCCTTCCGCCCATTCGCGGCGATGTACGTTACGAAAATGTTTGGTTTGAATACGAGCCAGGGCAGCCCGTCATCAAGGGAGTGAACCTCGATGTGAAGGCAGGGGAGGTGGTGGCTCTTGTGGGGCCATCCGGATCGGGAAAAACCACCATGGTAAACCTTTTGCAGCGCCATTACGATGTGACCGACGGGCGTATCACCATTGACGGCTACGACCTGAGGGATGTGCAGTTAAAATCGTTGCGTCGGCAGATAGGGGTGGTTATTCAAGAGACCATGTTGTTCAACACCACTATCCGTGAAAACATTCGTTACGGAAAGCTGGAGGCTACCGATGAGGAGGTAGAGGCGGCCGCCCGAGCCGCCAACATCGCGCACGTCATCGAGGCCATGCCACGTGGCTACGACACGCGTTTGGGGGAGGATGGCGTTAAGCTTTCAGGAGGCGAGAAACAGCGAATCGCCATTGCCCGAGCCTTACTGGCAGACCCGCGAATCCTCATTTTAGACGAGGCAACTTCTGCCCTAGATTCGGAGACGGAGGCGCTCATTCAGGAGGCGTTAGAGCGCCTGATGAAAGGCCGAACCTGTTTTGTCATCGCGCACCGCCTGTCCACCATTGTGAAGGCCGATAAGATTGTGGTTATGGAGAAGGGGATTATTCGCGAGATGGGCAACCACAACGAGCTGCTT
- a CDS encoding DUF302 domain-containing protein, with protein sequence MQQTCRYGLGVTLSTSFADALRLTKEAFQQQGFGTLAEIDVQKALQEKLGLHREPYTILGMCNPHLASQAIAAEPHIGLLLPCNVLVAQHGERVEVSAQDPREMVEITQNPNLKPIAEEAYRRIVAALTQLDSNSP encoded by the coding sequence ATGCAGCAAACTTGTCGTTACGGACTCGGTGTCACCCTCTCTACCTCCTTTGCCGACGCCCTACGCCTCACCAAAGAGGCCTTCCAACAACAGGGCTTCGGTACCCTCGCCGAAATAGATGTCCAGAAAGCGCTCCAGGAGAAATTAGGGCTCCATCGCGAACCGTACACCATTCTTGGTATGTGCAACCCACATCTCGCATCGCAAGCTATCGCAGCAGAGCCCCACATAGGCCTTCTGCTGCCCTGCAACGTGCTGGTGGCACAACACGGAGAGCGAGTCGAAGTCTCTGCTCAAGACCCCCGCGAGATGGTCGAGATCACGCAAAACCCAAACCTCAAGCCCATTGCTGAAGAGGCCTATCGGCGCATTGTTGCCGCCCTCACCCAGCTTGATTCCAACTCGCCTTAA
- the selA gene encoding L-seryl-tRNA(Sec) selenium transferase produces the protein MTVKKHDSVNEAHTVVSNVVSHKLRSLPSVSRLLASPEIRQLGENVPQTVLVQVIRHVLQRWREALQAQPERPAPNDADIVQEVIEEAQHRMRPSLCKAINATGVILHTGLGRARLADEAVEALLTVARGHCTLEIDRASGHRGSRQDHVRSLLCELTGAEDAYVVNNCAGAVFLAVTALAMGREVVLSRGELVEIGGGFRMPDIVQASGAVLVEVGTTNRTRLSDYVQAVSERTGLILRCRPSNFAIIGFTETVPLEDLVALGDSRGIPVMDDQGSGALLSLVKGKSTVLDSVKAGASVITASGDKLLGGPQAGLILGKRRYIEPIARHPLARALRVDKLTLAALEATLRLYRDREQALQAIPTLRYFCRSMPEITRLAKRLYRGLQRVLPRERFRLELRRDYSEIGGGSLPEERLDTLCVALRGADGGLSAEIIAKRLRLAPTPIFTRVQDDWVLFDPRTLEAEEIKTIADAVRVLL, from the coding sequence ATGACGGTCAAGAAACACGATTCGGTGAATGAGGCTCACACGGTGGTATCTAATGTCGTTTCGCACAAGCTCCGTTCTCTTCCCTCGGTTAGCCGTCTTTTAGCAAGCCCTGAGATACGTCAGCTAGGCGAAAACGTGCCGCAGACAGTGCTGGTGCAGGTCATCCGGCATGTGCTGCAGAGGTGGCGAGAGGCATTGCAGGCCCAGCCAGAGCGTCCTGCACCGAACGATGCCGACATCGTGCAGGAGGTGATCGAGGAGGCGCAGCATCGCATGCGACCCTCGCTATGCAAGGCTATCAACGCGACAGGCGTGATCCTCCATACGGGGCTAGGACGCGCTCGGCTGGCTGACGAGGCCGTTGAGGCGCTGTTGACGGTGGCAAGGGGACACTGCACGTTGGAAATAGACAGAGCGAGCGGGCACCGGGGTTCGCGCCAAGACCATGTGCGCTCTCTGCTATGCGAGCTGACAGGTGCTGAGGATGCCTATGTCGTAAACAACTGCGCCGGGGCGGTTTTTCTCGCAGTGACCGCGCTTGCTATGGGACGAGAGGTGGTTCTATCGCGTGGCGAGCTTGTGGAAATAGGCGGAGGTTTTCGCATGCCCGACATCGTACAGGCCTCTGGCGCCGTGTTGGTGGAGGTAGGCACCACAAATCGCACCCGACTATCAGACTACGTGCAGGCCGTCAGCGAGCGCACAGGGCTTATTTTACGGTGCCGTCCATCCAATTTTGCCATCATCGGGTTTACAGAGACGGTTCCCTTAGAGGATCTGGTGGCTTTAGGAGATAGCCGCGGCATACCGGTGATGGATGACCAAGGCAGCGGAGCGCTATTGAGCCTTGTGAAGGGCAAAAGCACGGTGCTCGATAGCGTGAAGGCGGGGGCAAGTGTGATAACGGCGAGCGGAGATAAACTTTTGGGCGGCCCGCAGGCCGGTCTCATTTTAGGAAAACGCAGATACATCGAGCCGATTGCAAGACATCCGTTGGCGCGCGCGCTGAGGGTAGACAAGTTAACCTTGGCGGCTTTGGAGGCCACCCTAAGGCTCTACCGTGATCGAGAGCAGGCCTTGCAAGCCATTCCCACCTTACGCTATTTTTGTCGTTCTATGCCGGAGATCACCCGTCTGGCAAAACGGCTCTATCGTGGCCTCCAGCGAGTGCTGCCTAGAGAGCGCTTCCGGCTTGAACTCCGCCGCGACTACTCGGAGATCGGTGGTGGCTCTCTCCCAGAGGAGCGACTCGACACGCTCTGTGTGGCGTTGCGGGGCGCCGATGGCGGGCTTTCCGCGGAGATCATCGCAAAACGCCTCCGCCTTGCCCCTACGCCAATCTTCACACGAGTTCAGGATGATTGGGTACTTTTTGACCCGCGTACGCTGGAGGCGGAGGAGATTAAGACGATCGCCGATGCAGTGCGCGTGCTGCTGTAA
- the ligA gene encoding NAD-dependent DNA ligase LigA — translation MSDPQSSQPTEAVRRRVQELREQIERANYRYYVLDDPEITDAEYDALLQELKDLEERYPELATPDSPTRRVGAEPAVTTFAPFPHRAPMLSLDNAFSYEELRAWEDRNRRFLGAPPDLRFEYVCELKIDGLSISLIYENGEFVKGGTRGNGYVGEDVTLNLLTIPSLPKKLRPAPKKSEQKSISAAHTQPTLDFAADSQQAAFPTFIEIRGEVFLTHQEFQRINEELEERGERTFANCRNAAAGSVRQKDPRVTASRRLDLLVYAVGHYEGWEFQSQYELLQTYREWGLPTNPNIRLCSTLEEAITFCEEWATRKEELPYDIDGVVIKVNSFALQRELGQVSRSPRWAIAYKYPAIQARTKVLAIEVQVGRTGALTPVAHLEPVPLAGVIVARATLHNEDEIRRKDVRIGDMVIIQRAGEVIPEIVEVVTSERDGDEIVFQMPTHCPVCGTPVERPQGEAIARCPNPLCPARVQQTIEHFVSRNAMNIEGLGEKHIAQLIQKGLIKDPADLYYLTKEQLLPLERMGEKLAEKILANIALSRQRPLANLIYALGIRHVGEHVAAVLADHFGSLERLQKASVEELAQIYEIGPATAESIAAWFADPQNQQMLEKLKRAGVQPLTQSTAPVSDALKGKTFVFTGALAHMTREEAEAAVRRLGGRAASSVSRQTSYVVVGENPGSKLAKAQQLGIPILTEEEFLEMLEAT, via the coding sequence ATGTCCGACCCCCAGTCTTCTCAACCAACCGAAGCCGTTCGTCGTCGCGTGCAAGAGCTGCGCGAGCAGATAGAGCGAGCGAACTATCGCTACTATGTGCTCGACGACCCCGAGATAACCGATGCGGAATATGATGCACTGCTGCAGGAACTGAAGGATCTGGAGGAACGTTACCCGGAACTGGCAACCCCCGATTCCCCCACACGTCGTGTTGGCGCCGAGCCGGCAGTAACAACCTTTGCTCCATTTCCTCACCGCGCCCCCATGCTCTCTCTCGATAACGCCTTCTCCTATGAGGAGCTACGCGCCTGGGAAGATCGTAACCGTCGTTTTCTCGGCGCCCCGCCAGACCTGCGCTTCGAGTATGTTTGTGAGCTGAAAATAGATGGACTCTCCATCTCTTTAATCTACGAAAATGGAGAGTTCGTTAAGGGCGGCACCCGTGGCAACGGGTATGTCGGCGAAGATGTTACGCTCAACTTGCTTACCATCCCATCGCTGCCCAAAAAGCTTCGTCCGGCCCCCAAAAAATCCGAGCAGAAAAGCATATCCGCAGCCCACACGCAGCCTACGCTAGACTTCGCTGCCGATTCGCAACAGGCCGCCTTCCCTACCTTCATCGAGATACGAGGAGAGGTCTTTCTAACGCATCAGGAGTTCCAGCGCATCAACGAGGAGCTGGAAGAACGAGGAGAGCGAACCTTTGCCAACTGCAGGAACGCAGCCGCCGGATCGGTGCGTCAAAAAGACCCTCGCGTCACCGCATCCCGAAGACTCGACCTCCTGGTCTATGCGGTGGGGCACTACGAGGGCTGGGAGTTTCAAAGCCAGTACGAGCTGCTTCAGACCTATCGGGAATGGGGGCTGCCAACAAACCCCAATATTCGCCTTTGCTCCACCCTAGAGGAGGCCATTACCTTTTGCGAAGAGTGGGCCACCCGTAAAGAAGAGCTTCCCTACGATATTGATGGCGTGGTTATTAAGGTTAACTCGTTTGCCCTCCAGCGCGAGCTAGGCCAGGTGAGTCGCTCGCCACGATGGGCTATCGCCTACAAATATCCGGCGATTCAGGCCCGCACAAAGGTTTTGGCTATCGAAGTACAGGTAGGCAGAACCGGTGCGTTAACCCCGGTCGCTCATCTGGAACCCGTTCCCCTAGCCGGCGTCATTGTGGCTCGTGCCACTCTGCATAACGAAGACGAGATTCGTCGCAAGGACGTGCGCATCGGCGATATGGTCATCATTCAACGGGCCGGTGAGGTGATTCCAGAGATCGTGGAGGTCGTTACGAGCGAACGCGATGGGGATGAGATCGTCTTCCAAATGCCCACCCACTGCCCCGTTTGCGGCACTCCCGTCGAACGTCCTCAAGGGGAGGCCATCGCTCGCTGCCCCAACCCCCTTTGCCCTGCACGCGTACAACAAACCATAGAGCACTTCGTTTCCCGCAACGCCATGAACATCGAGGGGCTCGGAGAAAAGCACATCGCACAGCTCATTCAGAAAGGGCTCATTAAAGACCCTGCAGACCTCTACTATCTCACAAAAGAGCAGCTTCTTCCTCTGGAACGCATGGGTGAGAAACTGGCCGAAAAGATTTTGGCCAACATCGCCCTTAGCCGCCAACGCCCCTTAGCCAACCTTATCTACGCCCTAGGCATACGCCACGTGGGCGAACATGTGGCCGCTGTGCTGGCAGACCACTTTGGCTCTCTTGAACGCCTTCAAAAGGCCTCGGTGGAAGAGCTAGCCCAAATCTACGAGATCGGGCCCGCCACAGCGGAAAGCATCGCCGCCTGGTTTGCCGACCCACAAAACCAGCAGATGCTCGAAAAGCTGAAGAGAGCTGGAGTACAACCGTTGACGCAGTCTACCGCCCCTGTCTCCGACGCGCTGAAAGGAAAGACCTTTGTCTTTACGGGCGCCCTCGCCCACATGACCCGCGAAGAGGCAGAGGCCGCCGTGCGTCGCTTAGGAGGTCGCGCTGCCAGCAGCGTTAGTCGCCAGACCTCTTATGTGGTCGTTGGCGAAAACCCTGGAAGCAAACTTGCCAAAGCACAGCAACTCGGCATTCCTATCCTTACGGAAGAGGAGTTTCTAGAGATGCTGGAGGCGACCTAG
- a CDS encoding sugar phosphate isomerase/epimerase family protein, with protein sequence MHLSAITDEISQDFEHALDVLLEYGAEGAELRGLWNVNIADLSDEQAKKAKQALQARGLKVAALATPFFKCDLEPAESAEAAGPLHLAPPRDLAQQMQLLERCARLAHFFETPYLRVFTFWKRGPYTVEIEDRIVNAFEQPLELAQREGLTLVLENEHACYVGTGAEAAHLAARIDHPHFRVCWDPGNAFAAGERPYPDGYEAVRPWMAHMHVKDARMVSTEHHGLQPRWCVMGQGEIDYAGQFEALRRDNYQGFVSLETHFVPETGTGPDGKDTPEDGSRACLEYLRRYFHVS encoded by the coding sequence ATGCATCTTTCTGCCATTACCGATGAAATATCGCAAGATTTCGAGCATGCGCTCGATGTCCTTTTAGAGTACGGCGCCGAAGGCGCTGAGCTGCGCGGGCTGTGGAACGTCAATATCGCCGATCTCAGCGACGAGCAGGCCAAAAAGGCCAAACAGGCGCTTCAGGCTCGCGGGCTTAAAGTCGCCGCGCTTGCAACGCCTTTTTTTAAATGCGATCTCGAACCGGCCGAAAGCGCGGAGGCCGCAGGTCCCCTTCATCTTGCCCCTCCCCGCGATCTCGCCCAGCAGATGCAGCTTCTCGAACGATGTGCCCGATTAGCCCACTTTTTCGAAACCCCCTATCTGCGTGTTTTTACCTTTTGGAAACGTGGCCCCTACACCGTCGAGATCGAAGATCGCATCGTGAACGCCTTTGAACAGCCGCTTGAGTTAGCTCAGCGCGAGGGCTTAACGTTGGTGTTAGAAAACGAGCATGCCTGCTACGTTGGCACCGGTGCCGAGGCAGCTCATCTAGCCGCGCGAATAGATCACCCTCATTTTCGGGTATGTTGGGACCCTGGCAACGCCTTTGCTGCCGGCGAACGGCCCTATCCCGATGGCTACGAGGCGGTGCGTCCCTGGATGGCTCACATGCACGTAAAGGATGCCCGTATGGTCTCCACAGAGCACCACGGCCTCCAACCGCGTTGGTGCGTTATGGGGCAGGGAGAAATTGACTATGCCGGCCAGTTTGAGGCGCTTCGCCGGGACAACTATCAGGGCTTCGTCTCCCTAGAAACCCATTTTGTCCCCGAAACCGGAACCGGTCCCGACGGAAAAGACACTCCAGAAGACGGCTCCCGTGCCTGCTTGGAATATCTGCGCCGCTATTTCCACGTATCCTAA
- a CDS encoding SurA N-terminal domain-containing protein: protein MKIFSLTNFRRLTKNTNWCCALFFAILLGFGFAWNQLVGVGRGGGPTATNSLDRTVLKIDGIPVSQLEYERAAQALGQTAAPGPPFVQAQVAAIAQLVQNTALQELAKKYHVQVTSTDVDRYIDQLRVQAGQQKASDSAWENFLEQNMGTTLADLRRQLAKSPQLLAQALINYFKRHQHITLQDAQNQYAQVNLLTVFVPIGNSPLSPAKPGQKPLTDAEAQKLANELLAKAKAGADQKALAKTDPRVRVVQTGFRSEYSQVPGMMGDNSPFGVLGYGKDFDAAVHATPVNGFTPVIKTNGLFSGYIFAKVLARKTVLPKNFNASQAVADLQTQKAQQELQTELLQLINNAKIQVVDPDKQPYVDAYLLQQLQQKQLMAQLGQPTSGPAPTKAELDALQQKENADFEALLKRNPNDPTAALMVAQDIEQNKLYAKGVTPAQQQAYRQQLIQLYQTALNNYEDRDLRFKLADLYAAQKDFTDARKQYELIAKYLAEDPPYNSTTDQQYIGYYQRLANAFSALGLPEEAKKMQQQLAQIQQQLARDTVKEAAANKSASPLQSSVTLPPGGKASVPLSTKSEASKP from the coding sequence ATGAAAATCTTCTCTCTTACCAACTTTCGAAGGCTAACAAAAAATACAAACTGGTGTTGCGCCCTCTTCTTCGCTATTTTATTGGGCTTCGGCTTTGCCTGGAACCAGCTCGTTGGGGTGGGGCGAGGTGGCGGACCTACTGCCACAAATAGCCTTGACCGCACCGTGCTCAAAATTGACGGCATTCCGGTCTCCCAACTCGAATACGAACGTGCAGCCCAAGCATTGGGCCAAACGGCCGCTCCAGGCCCTCCCTTCGTGCAGGCTCAAGTGGCCGCCATTGCCCAGTTGGTGCAGAATACAGCGCTACAGGAGCTGGCAAAAAAATACCATGTGCAGGTGACCTCTACCGATGTTGACCGGTACATTGATCAACTGCGTGTGCAGGCCGGCCAGCAAAAAGCCTCCGACTCGGCTTGGGAAAACTTTTTGGAACAGAATATGGGCACAACGCTTGCCGACCTGCGCCGCCAGCTCGCTAAAAGCCCTCAGCTTCTGGCTCAGGCCCTCATTAACTATTTCAAACGACACCAGCATATTACCCTGCAGGATGCACAGAACCAGTATGCCCAGGTGAACCTCCTTACCGTCTTTGTGCCGATTGGTAACTCGCCGCTCTCTCCAGCAAAACCTGGACAAAAGCCGCTGACGGATGCAGAGGCTCAAAAGTTGGCCAATGAACTGCTGGCGAAAGCCAAAGCCGGTGCCGACCAGAAAGCCCTCGCAAAAACCGACCCACGTGTGCGGGTGGTGCAAACGGGCTTTCGTTCGGAGTACTCCCAAGTCCCCGGCATGATGGGCGACAATAGTCCTTTCGGCGTGTTGGGCTACGGCAAAGACTTCGATGCCGCGGTGCATGCTACACCGGTCAACGGCTTTACCCCTGTGATAAAGACCAACGGCCTGTTTTCTGGCTACATTTTTGCCAAGGTACTAGCGCGAAAAACCGTGTTACCTAAAAACTTCAATGCCAGCCAGGCAGTCGCCGATCTGCAGACGCAAAAGGCCCAGCAGGAACTCCAAACTGAGCTATTGCAGCTTATCAATAACGCGAAGATTCAAGTGGTAGACCCCGACAAACAGCCCTACGTGGACGCCTACTTGCTGCAACAACTGCAACAAAAGCAACTTATGGCGCAACTCGGCCAACCCACCTCAGGCCCAGCTCCCACCAAGGCGGAGCTAGACGCGCTGCAACAGAAAGAGAATGCCGATTTTGAAGCGCTCTTAAAGCGCAACCCTAACGATCCCACGGCCGCCCTCATGGTGGCCCAAGACATCGAACAGAACAAGCTTTACGCGAAGGGGGTTACCCCAGCGCAACAGCAGGCCTATCGGCAACAGCTTATCCAACTTTACCAAACCGCCTTAAACAACTACGAAGATCGCGATCTGCGCTTTAAGCTGGCTGATCTCTACGCCGCACAAAAAGATTTTACCGATGCGCGAAAACAGTACGAGCTCATCGCAAAATATCTAGCGGAAGATCCTCCCTACAACTCAACAACCGATCAGCAGTACATCGGTTATTATCAACGCCTTGCCAACGCATTCTCGGCTCTTGGGCTGCCCGAGGAGGCCAAAAAGATGCAGCAGCAGCTAGCTCAGATACAACAGCAGTTGGCGAGGGATACGGTGAAAGAGGCTGCAGCTAACAAGTCCGCTTCTCCCCTACAAAGCAGCGTCACCCTGCCTCCCGGAGGTAAAGCAAGCGTGCCTCTCAGCACGAAGTCTGAGGCGTCTAAACCCTGA
- a CDS encoding acyltransferase family protein yields MVCIDIVIFLCAFGVRLRAHTHLLSATVIEPSDAIHNTHNLLTGMATACFIGGTVRSLQQNRRNLFLHLLSSKPLVSLGSFSYSLYLVHYPLVATIFFAFVSWCGRVAGWFWLLLGGVPLIVGIAYLFHYVFERPFLPTHLRMPKRATKPLDQRLTGAKSEPE; encoded by the coding sequence ATGGTATGTATTGACATTGTTATTTTTTTGTGTGCTTTTGGGGTACGACTTCGCGCTCACACGCACCTCTTAAGTGCGACCGTCATAGAGCCTTCAGATGCGATCCACAATACGCATAACCTGCTAACCGGCATGGCCACCGCGTGCTTCATTGGGGGCACAGTGAGAAGCTTGCAGCAAAACCGTCGGAACCTGTTTCTACATCTCCTCAGTTCGAAACCGCTCGTGAGCTTGGGGAGCTTCTCCTACAGCCTATATCTGGTTCACTACCCGCTTGTGGCGACTATTTTCTTTGCATTTGTGTCGTGGTGCGGTCGGGTGGCAGGATGGTTCTGGCTCTTACTAGGCGGTGTGCCGTTGATCGTCGGAATAGCTTATCTGTTCCACTATGTTTTTGAGCGTCCTTTTCTACCGACCCACCTACGCATGCCCAAGAGGGCGACTAAGCCTCTGGATCAGCGCCTAACTGGTGCCAAGTCGGAGCCGGAATAA